A single window of Marinobacter sp. LA51 DNA harbors:
- a CDS encoding choice-of-anchor I family protein, with protein MELRTATFRQTLLSMAVASSLVVLAGCTDDGDDGSNGANGTSQTLIEMNVLGTYASGSFDESAAEIVAHDAANQRLFVVNANNSTVDVLDINDPEVPTLLGTIDATAEGASANSVAVYGDLVAVAIEANVKQDNGKVVFYNTTDLNKVGEATVGALPDMVTFTRDGQKVLVANEGEPNSDYSNDPEGSVSIIDLSNGVASATVTTAGFTSFNAQQATLETAGLRVFGPNATLAQDMEPEYIAVSIDDQTAWVALQENNAVAELDIAAGEITAILPLGFKDYNLIGNELDASNRDSGINIRNWPVKGMYNPDSMASYGYNGKTYYLTANEGDARDYDTWTEEFRVGDLTLTGALTGIAGLQDDENLGRLRITSTLGSSNGCNASQLPADLGDRNGDTQIDIDDVVFHVENNCEYDTLYGYGARSFSIWSADGKRVFDSGSEFERITASLIPEGFNASNDENASDDRSDDKGPEPEAITVGEINGQTFAFIGLERVGGIMVYNVTNPQSPEFVQYINNRDFSASQTDLEAGLAGDLGPEGLAFIPASSSPNSKPMLAVGNEVSGTTTLYGIDVIELTAN; from the coding sequence GACCCTGATCGAAATGAACGTACTGGGCACATACGCCAGCGGTTCGTTTGATGAAAGCGCCGCGGAAATTGTCGCCCACGACGCCGCCAACCAACGCCTGTTTGTGGTGAACGCCAATAACTCTACCGTGGACGTACTGGACATCAATGACCCGGAGGTGCCCACCCTGCTTGGCACCATCGACGCCACGGCTGAGGGCGCCTCTGCCAACAGCGTGGCGGTATACGGCGATCTGGTGGCCGTCGCCATTGAGGCCAACGTAAAGCAGGACAACGGCAAGGTGGTTTTTTACAACACCACCGACCTGAATAAAGTCGGCGAAGCCACCGTAGGTGCACTTCCAGACATGGTGACGTTCACCCGCGACGGTCAGAAAGTACTGGTGGCCAACGAGGGCGAGCCCAACTCCGACTACAGTAACGATCCGGAAGGCTCCGTCAGCATCATCGACCTCTCTAACGGCGTTGCCTCCGCCACCGTAACCACCGCCGGTTTCACATCGTTCAACGCCCAACAGGCAACACTGGAAACCGCCGGCCTGCGCGTGTTTGGCCCAAACGCCACACTGGCCCAGGATATGGAGCCGGAGTACATCGCGGTATCCATTGATGATCAAACCGCCTGGGTCGCCCTGCAGGAAAACAACGCCGTGGCCGAGCTGGACATCGCCGCTGGTGAAATCACCGCCATCCTTCCGCTGGGCTTCAAAGACTACAACCTGATCGGCAACGAGCTAGACGCCAGCAACCGCGACAGTGGCATCAACATTCGCAACTGGCCGGTTAAGGGCATGTACAACCCGGATTCCATGGCCAGCTATGGTTACAACGGCAAAACCTATTACCTCACCGCCAATGAGGGCGACGCCCGGGACTACGACACCTGGACTGAGGAATTCCGGGTGGGCGACCTGACCCTGACCGGTGCTCTGACGGGCATCGCCGGGCTGCAGGATGATGAAAACCTGGGCCGCCTACGCATTACCTCTACCCTGGGCTCCAGCAACGGCTGCAACGCCTCCCAGCTTCCCGCTGACTTGGGCGACCGGAATGGTGACACCCAGATTGATATCGATGATGTGGTATTCCATGTGGAGAATAATTGCGAGTACGACACCCTTTACGGTTACGGCGCTCGCTCCTTCAGCATCTGGTCTGCCGATGGCAAACGTGTCTTCGACAGCGGCAGCGAGTTTGAACGCATCACCGCCAGCCTGATTCCGGAAGGCTTTAATGCCTCCAACGACGAAAATGCCTCAGACGATCGATCTGACGACAAAGGCCCGGAGCCAGAAGCCATCACCGTGGGTGAAATCAACGGCCAGACCTTCGCCTTCATCGGCCTGGAACGGGTGGGCGGTATTATGGTGTACAACGTTACTAACCCCCAGAGCCCCGAGTTTGTGCAATACATCAACAACCGAGACTTCAGCGCGAGCCAGACTGACCTGGAAGCCGGTTTGGCTGGCGATCTGGGCCCCGAAGGCCTAGCCTTCATCCCTGCAAGCAGCAGCCCGAACAGCAAGCCGATGCTGGCGGTGGGGAATGAAGTGAGTGGGACAACTACTCTGTATGGGATTGATGTGATTGAGCTGACAGCCAACTAA